The DNA segment GGGCGCGGTCGCCGACGGCCTCGAGCACGGCGCGCAGCAGGGTCAGCTTCTCGGCGTCGGTGGTCGTGGGCGACTCGCCGGTGGTGCCGGACAGCACGAGGCCGTCGCAGCCGGAGTCGATGAGGTGGTTCGCCAGCCGCGCGGCGGTGTCCGTGTCGACGGTGCCGTCGGGCTTGAACGGGGTGACCATCGCGGTAAGCACGGTGCCCAACCCGGCCGTCACGTCGAATCCGCTGATGCTCACGGGCACCAAGATTACCCGCTGGCCCTCACGCTTCGGTGACGAGCGGGGTGCTCGCGACTTCCGTGCCGTCCGACAGCGAGTAGATCTCGAAGTCAGCGAACACTGCGGGGGCGACGGCGACGAGTTCGCGCAGGCAGGCGATCGCGAGCCGGCGGATCTCGACGTCGGCGTGCTCGCTGGCCCGCATCGCGATGAAATGCCGCCAGGCGCGGTAGTTGCCGGTGACGACGATGCGGGTCTCGGTGGCGTTGGGCAGGACCGCGCGCGCCGCCTGCCTTGCCTGCTTGCGGCGCAGCGTGGCCCGTCTTTCTCCGGGCTCATCGCCCATGAGCTTGGCCTCCAGCCGCGCCAGCAACTCGCTGTACACGGCGCGGCCCGCGTCGGCGGCCGCGGTGAAGATCTCCTCGAGCTCGGCGTCGCCCTCGATGCCCGGCGGGACGACGACCTGCGCATCGTGCTCGGGCACGTACCGCTGGGACAGCTGCGAGTAGGAGAAGTGCCGGTGCCGGATGAGCTCGTGGGTGCACGACCGCGAGATCCCGGTGATGTAGAACGACACCGAGGCGTGTTCGAGCACCGACAGGTGGCCCACGTCGATGATGTGGCGCAGGTACGAGGCGTTGGTGGCCGTGCGCGGGTTGGGTTTGGACCAGCTCTGGTAGCAGGCCCGGCCGGCGAACTCGACGAGCGCGGAGCCCCCGTCGGCGTCGGTGTCCCACGGCACGTCGGGTGGCGCCATGAACTCGGTCTTGGCGATCAGTTGCACGCGCAGCGGCGCGGTCTCGGCCACGGCGTCACCTTAGTCAGTGGCCACGCCCGCGCGCCGCATGGCCGTGGCGATCAGCTCGAAGTCGATCGCCACATGCGCGCGGGCGATCGCGTCGGCCTCATCGGGGCGGCCCGCGACGATGGCGTCGATGAGGCGTTCGTGGTCGTGCAGAGCCCTGCGCTCCATCGCGGCCATCGTGTCGTGCTCACCCCACGGATGCGCCGGCGCGGCGATGCTGACCGACGCCTCCAGGTCGAGCAGCAGCTTCTTGAGCACCGGATTGTGGGCGGCGTCCATGATCGTCAGGTGCAGCCGGCTGTCGGCCTGCTGGGCCTCGACGCCGCTGCCCGCGGCCCGGAAGGCCGCCAGCGCCGCGTGCAACGCCGCCATGTCGGCGTCGGTGCGCGACTCCGCCGCCGCGCGACAGATGGCGCCGTGCAGCCGGCACACCGCGTCACAGCGGTCGCGAAGTTCGTCCAGCCGCATGGCCAGGGTCCGGCCCACCGCCTCGACAGACGAGTCACGCCACTGCTCGAGGACGTAGGAACCGCCGCCGCGACCCCGCCGGGTCTCGAGCAGGCCGCGCTCGACCAGCCGGGCGAGAGCGGCGCGGACGGTCATCCGGCCCACCCCGAGGGATGCGGCCAGCTCACGCTCGACGGGCAGACGCGTCCCCGGCAGATACTCGCCGAGCGCGATCGCGGTGACCAGCCGGTCGGTGATCTCGTCGACGCGCGACGGCATGTCGAGCTGCTGTTGCAGCAGACCCGGCGTCGCCGCGGCGCCGTTCTCAGCCATCTCCCAGCCCTTTCCATGGATACGGGCATGTTAATGATCAAAATTGGTCTTGCAACGAGACCATTATGGGTTCATTCTGATCGCCATGTCTGTCGAGACCCGCACCGTGCCGTTCCGCGAACACGAGACCTGGGTGCGGATCGCCGACCCGGACGAGCCACGTGGCGGGCTGTTGCCGCTGATCGTGCTGCACGGCGGACCGGGGATGGCGCACAACTACGTGCGCAATATCGCGGAGTTGGCGGACGAGACCGGGCGGCGGGTCGTCCACTACGACCAGATCGGTTGCGGCAACAGCACGCATCTTCCCGACGCCCCGGCGGACTTCTGGACTCCGGAGCTGTTCGTCGAGGAGTTCCACGCGGTGCGCTCGGCGCTGGGCATCGAGCACTACCACCTGCTCGGTCAGTCGTGGGGCGGCATGCTCGGCGCCGAGATCGCGGTCCTGCGGCCGCCGGGACTGGCGTCGCTGTCGATCTGCAATTCGCCGGCGTCGATGGAGCTGTGGATGGCGGCGGCCGCCGAACTGCGGGCCCAGCTCCCGCCCGAGACCCAGGCGGCGCTCGACCGGCACGAGGAGGCCGGAACCGTCACCGACCCCGAGTACCTCGCGGCCACCGAGGAGTTCTATGTGCGCCACGTGTGCCGGGTGGTGCCCACGCCGAAGGACTTCGTCGAGACCGTCGAGCAGATGGAGGCCGAGCCGACCGTCTATCACACGATGAACGGCCCCAACGAGTTTTACGTGCTGGGCACGCTGCGCGAGTGGAGCATCATCGACCGCCTCGGTGCCATCGCGGTGCCGACGCTGGTGGTCGCCGGGGAGTTCGACGAGGCGACACCGGCGACGTGGGCGCCTTTCGTGGAGAACATCCCCGGCGCGCGCAGCCATGTCTTCCCCGACGCCAGCCACTGCAGCCACCTCGAGAAGCCCGAGGAGTTCCGGGCCGTCATCGCCGACTTCCTCGCCGCCAACGACCCCACCGCCTGACAAGGACCGACCATGGCCACCTCTGACACCAACGCCTCGGCAGGCGCCGGCCTCGACGGCCAGCGCAGCCTCGAATCGTTCGGGTACAAACAGGAACTCAACCGTTCGGTGGCCACCGTCGACCTGGTGGTCTACGGGCTGGTGTTCATGGTGCCGATCGCGCCGTGGGCGATCTTCGGGACCGTCTACAACAGTGCCTCGGGCATGGTGCCGCTGGTCTATCTGGTGGGCCTGGTCGCGATGATCTTCACCGCGCTCGCCTATTCGCAGATGGCCAAGTCGTTCCCCCTGGCCGGATCGGTCTTCTCCTATGTGGGCCGCGGAATCCACCCCGCCGCAGGGTTCTTCGCGGGCTGGGCGATCCTGCTGGACTACCTTCTGGTGCCCACGCTGCTGTACGTGTTCGCGGCCGAGTCGATGATCGGCCTGTTCCCCGGCACGCCCCGCTGGTTGTGGGCGGTGATCTTCGTGCTGGTCAACACCGTCATCAACCTCGCCGGAGTCGGCTCGTTGAAGTTGGCGAACCGCGTCTTCCTGGTCATCGAGTTGGTGTTCGTGGCGATCTTCGTCGTGATCGCGGTGCGCGCGATCAACGGCCAGTCCCTGCCCGACGTCGGCTGGAGCATCTCCCCCGTCTGGGATCCCAGCGTGGTCAGCGCACCGCTGCTGGCGACCGCGTTG comes from the Mycolicibacterium litorale genome and includes:
- the thyX gene encoding FAD-dependent thymidylate synthase, with the protein product MAETAPLRVQLIAKTEFMAPPDVPWDTDADGGSALVEFAGRACYQSWSKPNPRTATNASYLRHIIDVGHLSVLEHASVSFYITGISRSCTHELIRHRHFSYSQLSQRYVPEHDAQVVVPPGIEGDAELEEIFTAAADAGRAVYSELLARLEAKLMGDEPGERRATLRRKQARQAARAVLPNATETRIVVTGNYRAWRHFIAMRASEHADVEIRRLAIACLRELVAVAPAVFADFEIYSLSDGTEVASTPLVTEA
- a CDS encoding FadR/GntR family transcriptional regulator, whose translation is MAENGAAATPGLLQQQLDMPSRVDEITDRLVTAIALGEYLPGTRLPVERELAASLGVGRMTVRAALARLVERGLLETRRGRGGGSYVLEQWRDSSVEAVGRTLAMRLDELRDRCDAVCRLHGAICRAAAESRTDADMAALHAALAAFRAAGSGVEAQQADSRLHLTIMDAAHNPVLKKLLLDLEASVSIAAPAHPWGEHDTMAAMERRALHDHERLIDAIVAGRPDEADAIARAHVAIDFELIATAMRRAGVATD
- a CDS encoding proline iminopeptidase-family hydrolase, which codes for MSVETRTVPFREHETWVRIADPDEPRGGLLPLIVLHGGPGMAHNYVRNIAELADETGRRVVHYDQIGCGNSTHLPDAPADFWTPELFVEEFHAVRSALGIEHYHLLGQSWGGMLGAEIAVLRPPGLASLSICNSPASMELWMAAAAELRAQLPPETQAALDRHEEAGTVTDPEYLAATEEFYVRHVCRVVPTPKDFVETVEQMEAEPTVYHTMNGPNEFYVLGTLREWSIIDRLGAIAVPTLVVAGEFDEATPATWAPFVENIPGARSHVFPDASHCSHLEKPEEFRAVIADFLAANDPTA